In Pseudomonas sp. MM213, a genomic segment contains:
- the rsmI gene encoding 16S rRNA (cytidine(1402)-2'-O)-methyltransferase has product MAAFTDHEVCALTAPGALNSAAGSLYVVATPIGNLDDISARALKILREVALIAAEDTRHSQRLMQHFGIPTPLAACHEHNERDEGSRFITRLLAGDDVALISDAGTPLISDPGYHLVRQARAAGINVVPVPGACALIAALSAAGLPSDRFIFEGFLPAKAVGRRARLELVKEEPRTLIFYEAPHRILECLQDMELVFGGERLALLARELTKTFETLKGLPLAELREFVESDSNQQRGECVVLVAGWSAPETEDAVSSEAMRILNLLLEEMPLKRAAALAAQITGERKNVLYQVALDKQKGE; this is encoded by the coding sequence ATGGCGGCTTTTACCGATCATGAGGTGTGCGCTTTGACTGCTCCAGGTGCTTTGAATTCCGCTGCTGGCTCGCTTTATGTGGTGGCGACGCCCATCGGCAACCTGGACGACATCAGTGCGCGTGCGCTGAAGATCCTGCGCGAAGTGGCATTGATCGCTGCCGAAGACACCCGTCACTCCCAGCGGTTGATGCAGCATTTCGGCATCCCCACGCCGCTGGCGGCTTGCCACGAACACAACGAGCGGGATGAAGGTAGCCGCTTTATTACCCGCCTGCTCGCCGGTGACGATGTGGCGCTGATCTCCGACGCCGGGACGCCGCTGATCTCCGATCCGGGTTATCACCTGGTGCGTCAGGCCCGTGCGGCCGGAATCAACGTCGTGCCGGTCCCGGGGGCTTGTGCATTGATTGCGGCGTTGTCGGCGGCGGGTTTGCCGTCGGACCGTTTTATCTTCGAAGGCTTCCTGCCGGCCAAGGCGGTCGGTCGTCGGGCTCGTCTGGAGCTGGTAAAGGAAGAGCCGCGCACGCTGATTTTCTACGAGGCCCCGCACCGGATCCTGGAATGCCTGCAAGACATGGAGCTGGTCTTCGGTGGCGAGCGTCTGGCGTTGCTGGCGCGCGAACTGACCAAAACCTTCGAAACCCTGAAAGGCCTGCCATTGGCCGAGCTGCGCGAGTTTGTCGAGTCGGACAGCAATCAGCAGCGCGGTGAGTGTGTGGTGTTGGTGGCGGGCTGGTCCGCCCCCGAGACGGAAGATGCCGTCAGCAGTGAAGCCATGCGCATCCTTAATCTGTTGCTCGAAGAAATGCCGCTCAAGCGGGCCGCAGCATTGGCCGCGCAAATTACCGGCGAACGCAAGAATGTCCTGTATCAGGTCGCGCTGGATAAGCAGAAGGGCGAGTAA
- a CDS encoding penicillin-binding protein activator → MIACLRLFTALCLAALLAACASSPSSSLGELPRTPDASIEQLLDQAAKSKTPEQAALFRLSAADLAYRQGNAGQSAQILQQVPVEQLKPGQQVFANTLAAELAMTRNQPKAALTALSHPSLQRLGELPEEQQVRTGTVHARALEADGQTLAAARERIFIAPMLSGEAAGKNHEAIWTLIASLPTDQLQPTTKDDLGGWMGLALAVKTAGTLEQQQAVIDNWRTQNPKHPAAIQLPLSLTKLKELASQPLSKIALLLPQDGPLASVGKALREGFMAAHYQAQQAGQKPPAIEFYDSSRLTSLDEFYRKAQADGVQLVVGPLEKPLVKQLSTRPQLPITTLALNYSEGEQGPAQLFQFGLAAEDEAREVSRRARADGLHRAAIMVPKGEWGDRVLRAFSQDWQANGGSIVATERVDQPVQLAQQIADMFQLRQSEGRAKSLQSTVGSQVAAQPSRRQDIEFIFLAATPQQAQQIKPTLNFQYAGDVPVYATSHVFSASGDVNQYNDMNGIRFCETPWLLDANDPLRKQVTTQWPQAAGSLGRLYAMGVDAYRLAPRLGQLKALPDSRIEGQSGSLGMTQNQRVVRQLPWAQFANGQVQRLPDTPR, encoded by the coding sequence ATGATCGCTTGCCTGCGGCTGTTCACTGCCCTCTGCCTCGCTGCCTTGCTGGCGGCTTGCGCCAGCTCGCCCTCTTCCAGCCTTGGCGAACTTCCACGGACCCCGGATGCCAGTATCGAGCAACTGCTCGATCAGGCCGCCAAAAGCAAAACGCCGGAACAAGCCGCGCTGTTTCGCCTGAGCGCGGCCGACCTCGCTTATCGCCAGGGCAATGCCGGCCAGTCCGCGCAAATCCTGCAACAAGTGCCGGTCGAGCAACTCAAGCCAGGCCAACAGGTCTTCGCCAACACGCTGGCGGCTGAACTGGCCATGACCCGCAATCAGCCGAAAGCGGCGCTGACCGCTTTGAGCCATCCAAGCCTGCAACGCCTGGGTGAATTGCCGGAGGAACAACAGGTTCGCACCGGCACCGTGCACGCTCGCGCCCTTGAGGCCGATGGCCAGACCCTCGCCGCCGCACGGGAGCGTATTTTCATCGCGCCGATGTTGAGCGGTGAAGCGGCAGGCAAAAACCACGAAGCGATCTGGACCCTGATCGCTTCGCTGCCAACCGACCAATTGCAGCCAACCACCAAGGACGACCTCGGTGGCTGGATGGGCCTGGCGCTGGCGGTTAAAACGGCCGGCACGCTTGAGCAGCAACAAGCTGTGATCGACAACTGGCGCACCCAGAACCCTAAACACCCGGCCGCCATTCAGTTGCCGCTGTCACTGACCAAACTCAAGGAACTGGCCAGCCAGCCTCTGAGCAAGATCGCCCTGCTGCTGCCGCAAGACGGCCCGCTGGCATCGGTCGGCAAAGCGCTTCGCGAAGGTTTCATGGCAGCGCACTACCAGGCTCAACAGGCCGGCCAGAAGCCGCCTGCCATCGAGTTCTATGACAGCTCGCGCCTGACTTCCCTTGACGAGTTCTATCGCAAGGCTCAGGCCGATGGCGTGCAACTGGTCGTCGGCCCGCTGGAAAAACCACTGGTCAAACAGCTCAGCACTCGCCCACAGCTGCCGATCACGACCCTGGCGCTGAACTACAGCGAAGGCGAACAAGGCCCGGCCCAGTTGTTCCAGTTCGGTCTTGCCGCTGAAGACGAAGCCCGCGAAGTATCCCGTCGCGCTCGCGCCGATGGCTTGCATCGCGCCGCGATCATGGTGCCGAAAGGCGAATGGGGCGACCGCGTACTCCGAGCGTTCAGCCAGGACTGGCAGGCAAACGGCGGCAGCATTGTTGCCACCGAGCGCGTTGATCAGCCGGTGCAACTGGCCCAGCAGATTGCCGACATGTTCCAGCTGCGCCAGAGCGAAGGTCGTGCCAAGAGCCTGCAAAGCACCGTCGGTTCGCAGGTTGCCGCCCAGCCTTCGCGTCGCCAGGACATCGAGTTCATCTTCCTGGCCGCCACACCTCAGCAAGCCCAGCAGATCAAACCGACCCTGAACTTCCAATACGCAGGCGATGTGCCGGTTTACGCCACGTCCCACGTATTCAGTGCCAGCGGCGACGTGAACCAGTACAACGACATGAACGGCATTCGCTTCTGCGAAACCCCATGGTTGCTGGACGCCAACGACCCGCTGCGCAAGCAAGTGACCACACAATGGCCACAAGCCGCCGGCAGCCTGGGTCGTTTGTATGCGATGGGCGTCGACGCCTACCGCCTGGCTCCGCGCCTGGGGCAACTCAAGGCGCTGCCGGACAGCCGCATCGAAGGTCAATCGGGCAGCCTGGGCATGACTCAGAACCAGCGCGTCGTGCGCCAGTTGCCGTGGGCACAGTTCGCCAACGGCCAGGTTCAACGCCTGCCGGACACCCCGCGCTGA
- the ftsL gene encoding cell division protein FtsL — MSKLFAKPLPGGSFFMLLLFVGVLVSAIGVSYSAHWNRQLLNSLYNELSVRDKAQAEWGRLILEQSTWTAHSRIEVLATEQLKMHIPGAADVQMVAP; from the coding sequence GTGAGCAAGCTTTTCGCCAAGCCACTTCCCGGCGGAAGCTTTTTCATGCTCCTGCTGTTTGTTGGCGTGCTCGTGTCGGCCATCGGCGTGTCGTACAGCGCCCACTGGAACCGTCAGCTGTTGAACTCGCTTTACAACGAGTTGAGCGTGCGCGACAAGGCGCAGGCGGAATGGGGTCGGTTGATTCTCGAGCAGAGCACCTGGACGGCGCACAGCCGCATCGAAGTCCTGGCCACCGAGCAACTGAAGATGCACATTCCTGGCGCCGCTGACGTGCAGATGGTGGCGCCATGA
- the rsmH gene encoding 16S rRNA (cytosine(1402)-N(4))-methyltransferase RsmH: MTIDSGFNHITVLLDEAVEALAVRPDGCYLDGTFGRGGHSRLILSQLGPEGRLLGFDKDPQAIATGQTLAAEDGRFVVVQRSFAELGSEVAERGLAGKVSGVLLDLGVSSPQLDDPERGFSFLNDGPLDMRMDPSRGISAAEFVNTAPVEEIARVFKEYGEERFSGRMARAVAERRDIKPFERTGDLAEVLKVANPAWEKGKNPATRAFQGLRIHVNNELGDLEAGLEAALESLEIGGRLVVISFHSLEDRIVKLFMRKLVKGEADNLPRNLPVRHVAFEPKIKIHGKAQSASEAELKANPRSRSAVMRVAEKLR, translated from the coding sequence GTGACTATTGATAGCGGCTTTAACCACATCACCGTACTGCTTGACGAAGCCGTCGAGGCTCTCGCCGTACGTCCTGATGGCTGCTATCTGGACGGCACGTTCGGGCGCGGCGGACACAGCCGGTTGATCCTCAGCCAGCTTGGTCCCGAGGGTCGGTTGCTGGGATTCGACAAGGATCCTCAAGCGATTGCCACCGGGCAGACGCTAGCGGCCGAAGACGGCCGCTTTGTCGTTGTGCAGCGCAGCTTTGCCGAGCTCGGTTCGGAAGTCGCCGAACGCGGTCTGGCCGGCAAGGTCAGCGGCGTCCTGCTTGACCTGGGCGTGTCTTCGCCACAGCTCGACGACCCTGAGCGCGGTTTCAGTTTCCTCAATGATGGCCCGCTGGACATGCGCATGGATCCGTCCCGCGGGATCAGCGCTGCCGAATTCGTCAACACCGCGCCGGTGGAAGAAATCGCCCGGGTGTTCAAGGAATACGGCGAAGAACGTTTCTCCGGCCGCATGGCCCGTGCCGTGGCCGAGCGTCGTGACATCAAGCCGTTTGAACGCACCGGCGATCTGGCTGAAGTCCTGAAAGTCGCCAACCCGGCATGGGAAAAGGGCAAGAACCCTGCGACCCGTGCATTCCAGGGCCTGCGTATTCACGTCAACAACGAACTGGGCGATCTGGAAGCCGGCCTTGAAGCTGCGCTGGAGTCCCTGGAAATCGGTGGCCGCCTGGTGGTCATCAGTTTTCACTCGCTGGAAGACCGCATCGTCAAACTGTTCATGCGCAAGCTGGTGAAAGGCGAAGCCGACAACCTGCCGCGCAACCTGCCGGTCCGTCACGTCGCGTTCGAACCGAAAATCAAAATCCATGGCAAAGCGCAGTCCGCCTCCGAGGCCGAACTCAAAGCCAACCCACGTTCCCGTAGCGCCGTCATGCGCGTGGCGGAGAAGCTGCGGTGA
- a CDS encoding YraN family protein → MPDRSSQQSGKDAERHALEHLQQQGLRLLAQNWLCKRGELDLVMLDGDTVVFVEVRYRKNTQWGGALDSIDERKRQKLIFAAQYFLQRESRWANSPCRFDVVAIDSSLDQLNWLQNAFDS, encoded by the coding sequence ATGCCTGACCGGTCAAGCCAGCAAAGCGGTAAAGATGCCGAGCGCCATGCGCTCGAGCATCTGCAACAACAGGGTCTGCGCCTGCTGGCGCAGAACTGGTTGTGTAAACGCGGCGAGCTTGATCTGGTCATGCTTGATGGCGATACAGTAGTATTCGTTGAAGTTCGCTACAGAAAAAACACTCAATGGGGTGGCGCGCTCGATAGCATCGATGAGCGCAAACGGCAGAAATTGATTTTTGCCGCGCAGTATTTTCTTCAGCGCGAGTCGCGTTGGGCCAATTCCCCTTGCCGTTTCGACGTGGTTGCCATCGACAGCAGCCTCGATCAGTTGAACTGGCTGCAGAATGCCTTCGACAGCTGA
- a CDS encoding peptidoglycan D,D-transpeptidase FtsI family protein, with amino-acid sequence MKLEGALFPWRFRLVVGLLGVMVAAICWRIIDLQVVDRAFLKGQGDARSVRHIPIPAHRGLITDRNGEPLAVSTPVTTLWANAKEMQTAKEKWPALAAALGQDPKALAERLEAQANKEFIYLVRGLTPEQGQSVLDLKVPGVYGIEEFRRFYPAGEVTAHMVGFTDIDDHGREGVELAYDEWLAGVPGKRQVIKDRRGRLIKDVQVTKNAKAGKPLALSIDLRLQYLANRELRNAIIENGAKAGSLVIMDVKTGEILAMVNQPTYNPNNRRNLQPAMMRNRAMIDVFEPGSTMKAISMSAAIETGRWKPTDTVEVYPGSLQIGKYTIKDVSKTEGPVLDLTGILINSSNVGMSKVAFDIGGETIFRLAQKVGLGQDTGLGFPGERVGNLPNYREWRKAETATLSYGYGISVTAIQLVHAFSALANNGRLAPLTLIKTDKAPQTTQVLPEAVAKTMQTMLQQVIEAPRGVFRAQVPAYHVGGKSGTARKTSVGTKGYAENSYRSLFAGFGPMSDPRYAIVVVIDEPTKAGYFGGLVSAPVFSKVMSGTLRLMNVTPDNLPPVQQANATPVVPLKANGGRG; translated from the coding sequence ATGAAACTCGAAGGCGCACTCTTTCCATGGCGGTTTCGCCTGGTGGTGGGTTTGCTCGGCGTCATGGTCGCGGCAATTTGCTGGCGCATCATTGACCTGCAAGTGGTCGACCGTGCCTTCCTCAAAGGGCAGGGCGACGCGCGTAGCGTTCGTCACATTCCAATTCCGGCTCACCGTGGTCTGATCACCGACCGTAACGGCGAGCCTTTGGCTGTCAGTACTCCGGTCACCACGCTGTGGGCCAACGCCAAGGAAATGCAAACGGCCAAAGAGAAGTGGCCAGCATTGGCGGCCGCGTTGGGTCAGGATCCGAAAGCCCTCGCCGAACGTCTCGAAGCGCAGGCTAATAAAGAATTTATCTATCTGGTGCGCGGGCTGACGCCTGAGCAAGGCCAGTCCGTGCTCGACCTGAAAGTGCCGGGCGTCTACGGCATCGAAGAATTCCGCCGTTTCTACCCGGCCGGTGAAGTGACTGCTCATATGGTCGGCTTTACCGACATTGATGACCACGGTCGTGAAGGTGTCGAGCTGGCCTATGACGAATGGCTCGCCGGTGTCCCTGGCAAGCGGCAGGTCATCAAGGACCGGCGCGGTCGACTTATCAAAGATGTTCAGGTGACCAAAAACGCCAAGGCCGGTAAGCCCTTGGCGTTGTCCATTGACCTGCGTCTGCAATACCTGGCCAACCGCGAACTGCGCAACGCGATCATCGAGAACGGCGCGAAAGCCGGCAGCCTGGTGATCATGGACGTGAAGACCGGCGAGATCCTCGCCATGGTCAACCAGCCGACCTACAACCCGAACAACCGTCGCAACCTGCAACCGGCGATGATGCGTAACCGCGCAATGATCGACGTGTTCGAACCGGGTTCGACCATGAAAGCGATCTCCATGAGTGCCGCGATCGAAACCGGCCGCTGGAAACCGACCGACACCGTCGAGGTGTACCCGGGCAGCCTGCAGATTGGCAAGTACACCATCAAGGACGTATCCAAGACTGAAGGCCCGGTACTCGACCTGACCGGCATTCTGATCAACTCCAGTAACGTCGGCATGAGCAAGGTCGCGTTCGATATCGGCGGCGAAACCATTTTCCGCCTGGCGCAGAAAGTCGGCCTCGGCCAGGACACCGGCCTCGGCTTCCCGGGCGAGCGCGTGGGCAACCTGCCGAACTACCGCGAATGGCGCAAGGCTGAAACCGCCACGCTGTCCTATGGCTACGGTATTTCCGTGACCGCGATCCAGTTGGTCCACGCCTTCTCGGCCCTGGCCAACAACGGTCGCCTCGCGCCACTGACCCTGATCAAGACCGACAAGGCGCCGCAAACCACGCAAGTGCTGCCGGAAGCTGTCGCCAAGACCATGCAAACCATGCTGCAACAAGTGATCGAAGCACCGCGCGGTGTATTCCGTGCGCAAGTGCCGGCGTATCACGTCGGCGGCAAGTCCGGTACGGCGCGTAAAACGTCGGTCGGCACCAAAGGCTATGCCGAGAATTCCTACCGCTCGCTGTTCGCAGGCTTCGGCCCGATGAGCGATCCGCGATATGCCATCGTGGTGGTGATCGATGAACCGACCAAAGCCGGCTATTTCGGTGGCCTGGTATCGGCGCCGGTGTTCAGCAAAGTGATGTCCGGGACCCTGCGCCTGATGAACGTCACGCCGGACAACCTGCCGCCGGTGCAGCAAGCCAACGCAACACCGGTTGTTCCGCTGAAAGCCAATGGAGGGCGCGGCTGA
- a CDS encoding UDP-N-acetylmuramoyl-tripeptide--D-alanyl-D-alanine ligase, with the protein MLKHLKLSELTGALNGRMIIADATFDGVSIDSRAIKPGQLFIALTGPRFDGHDYLNDVANKGAVAALVEREVPDSGLPQLLVKDARQALGQLGAMNRAAFTHPVAAITGSSGKTTVKEMLASILRTRGPVLATRGNLNNDLGVPLTLLELAPEHTAAVIELGASRLGEIAYTVGMTKPHVAVLNNAGTAHVGEFGGPEKIVEAKGEIIEGLAADGIAVLNLDDKAFDIWKTRAAGRKVLTFALSNVSADFYASDLDRDARGCPAFNLHSPDGVERVQLNLLGTHNVANAMAAAAAAHALGVSLSGIATGLGAVQPVKGRTVAQLASNGMRVIDDTYNANPTSMCAAVDILAGFSGRTVLVLGDIGELGDWAEQGHRDVGEYARGKVSALYAVGPLMTHAVNAFGEQAYHFTTQAELIKALGAEQDTNTTILIKGSRSAAMENIVAALCGSSLEKH; encoded by the coding sequence ATGCTTAAACACTTGAAGCTGAGCGAACTGACTGGCGCGCTGAATGGCCGCATGATCATCGCCGATGCCACGTTTGATGGCGTCAGCATCGACAGCCGTGCGATCAAGCCGGGCCAACTGTTTATTGCCTTGACCGGCCCGCGTTTCGACGGCCATGACTATCTGAACGACGTGGCGAACAAAGGCGCGGTGGCTGCCCTGGTCGAGCGCGAAGTGCCCGACAGTGGGCTGCCGCAATTGCTGGTCAAGGACGCCCGTCAGGCCCTTGGGCAACTGGGGGCGATGAACCGTGCTGCGTTTACTCACCCAGTCGCCGCCATCACCGGCTCCAGCGGCAAGACCACGGTCAAGGAAATGCTTGCGAGCATCCTGCGCACACGCGGTCCGGTGTTGGCGACCCGTGGCAACCTGAACAATGACCTCGGCGTGCCGCTGACCTTGCTTGAACTCGCGCCGGAACATACCGCCGCCGTGATCGAGCTGGGTGCTTCGCGGCTTGGCGAAATTGCCTACACCGTTGGCATGACCAAGCCCCACGTGGCCGTGCTCAACAACGCCGGGACCGCCCACGTCGGCGAGTTCGGCGGGCCGGAAAAAATCGTGGAAGCCAAGGGCGAGATAATTGAAGGGCTGGCGGCCGATGGCATCGCCGTGCTCAATCTTGACGACAAGGCCTTCGACATCTGGAAGACCCGCGCCGCCGGTCGCAAAGTGCTGACCTTCGCCCTGAGCAACGTCAGCGCCGACTTCTACGCCAGCGATCTGGACCGCGATGCGCGCGGTTGCCCGGCGTTCAATCTGCACAGTCCTGACGGTGTGGAGCGCGTTCAACTGAACCTGCTCGGCACCCATAACGTCGCCAATGCCATGGCCGCCGCCGCTGCCGCGCACGCCTTGGGCGTGTCGCTGTCCGGCATCGCCACCGGCCTTGGCGCGGTGCAGCCGGTCAAGGGGCGCACCGTCGCGCAACTGGCCAGCAATGGCATGCGCGTGATTGATGACACTTACAACGCGAACCCCACCTCGATGTGCGCGGCCGTTGATATACTCGCCGGCTTTTCCGGCCGCACCGTTCTGGTGCTCGGGGATATCGGCGAGTTGGGCGATTGGGCGGAGCAGGGGCACCGCGACGTGGGCGAGTATGCCCGTGGCAAGGTTTCTGCGCTTTACGCGGTCGGGCCATTGATGACTCACGCCGTAAACGCTTTTGGCGAGCAGGCTTATCACTTCACCACTCAGGCTGAACTGATCAAGGCCCTCGGCGCCGAGCAAGACACAAACACCACCATTTTGATCAAGGGCTCGCGCAGCGCTGCGATGGAAAACATCGTTGCCGCTTTGTGCGGGTCCAGTCTGGAGAAACATTAA
- a CDS encoding UDP-N-acetylmuramoyl-L-alanyl-D-glutamate--2,6-diaminopimelate ligase: MSLSLNKIFAHAGRDLLIRELTLDSRNVRAGDLFLAVPGGKFDGRAHIADALQRGAAAVAYEVEGATVLPITDVPLIPVKGLAAQLSDIAGRFYGEPSRHLNLVGVTGTNGKTSVTQLVAQALDLLGQHCGIVGTLGTGFYGALESGLHTTPNPIAVQATLADLKKAGAKAVAMEVSSHGLDQGRVTALAFDVAVMTNLSRDHLDYHGTMQAYGEAKAKLFDWNDLKCRVVNLDDDFGRQLAAEKRESRLITYSLLDSSAYLFCREAQFDDEGVRATLVTPQGEHHLRSTLLGRFNLSNVLAAVGALLGLDYALDEILKVLPKLEGPAGRMQRLGGGTQPLVVVDYAHTPDALEKVLMALRPHAKGRLLCLFGCGGDRDRGKRPLMAEVVERLADGVLVTDDNPRTEDPAVIFDDIRAGFTNVDKVTFVAGRGQAIAQLIASASVDDVIVLAGKGHEDYQEINGQRHDFSDLVEADRALTAWEVAHA; this comes from the coding sequence ATGTCTCTGAGCCTGAACAAGATTTTCGCCCACGCTGGCCGCGATCTGTTGATTCGCGAACTGACACTGGACAGCCGCAATGTGCGGGCTGGCGATCTGTTTCTTGCCGTTCCTGGCGGCAAGTTCGACGGTCGAGCGCATATTGCCGACGCCTTGCAGCGCGGTGCTGCAGCCGTGGCGTATGAAGTCGAAGGCGCGACCGTACTGCCGATCACCGACGTGCCACTGATTCCGGTCAAAGGCCTGGCGGCGCAGCTGTCCGATATCGCCGGGCGTTTCTACGGTGAACCGAGCCGCCACCTGAACCTGGTCGGCGTGACCGGCACCAACGGCAAAACCAGCGTGACCCAATTGGTTGCGCAAGCACTGGATTTGCTCGGCCAGCATTGCGGCATTGTCGGCACACTGGGCACCGGTTTCTATGGCGCGCTGGAAAGCGGCCTGCACACCACGCCGAACCCGATCGCCGTGCAAGCGACCCTCGCCGACCTGAAAAAGGCCGGTGCCAAAGCCGTGGCCATGGAAGTGTCTTCCCATGGTCTGGATCAGGGCCGCGTAACGGCATTGGCGTTTGATGTGGCGGTGATGACCAATCTGTCCCGCGATCATCTGGATTACCACGGCACCATGCAGGCCTACGGCGAAGCCAAGGCCAAGCTGTTCGACTGGAACGACCTGAAATGCCGGGTGGTGAACCTCGACGACGATTTCGGCCGGCAACTGGCGGCGGAAAAGCGTGAGTCGCGCTTGATCACCTATAGCCTGCTCGACAGCAGCGCCTACCTGTTTTGCCGCGAAGCGCAGTTCGACGACGAAGGCGTGCGCGCCACGTTGGTCACGCCGCAAGGCGAGCATCATCTGCGCAGCACCTTGCTCGGTCGCTTCAACCTGAGCAACGTCCTGGCAGCGGTCGGCGCCTTGCTCGGTCTCGACTACGCGCTGGACGAAATCCTCAAGGTCCTGCCGAAACTCGAAGGCCCGGCCGGTCGCATGCAACGCCTGGGCGGCGGTACTCAACCGCTGGTGGTGGTCGATTACGCCCACACCCCGGATGCGCTGGAAAAAGTATTGATGGCCCTGCGTCCGCACGCCAAAGGTCGCTTGCTGTGCCTGTTCGGCTGCGGCGGTGATCGCGATCGCGGCAAGCGCCCGCTGATGGCTGAAGTGGTCGAGCGTCTTGCCGACGGCGTGCTGGTCACCGATGACAATCCGCGCACCGAAGACCCTGCAGTAATTTTCGATGACATCCGCGCCGGCTTCACCAACGTGGATAAGGTGACGTTCGTCGCCGGTCGTGGTCAGGCCATTGCGCAATTGATCGCCAGTGCTTCGGTGGATGACGTGATTGTCCTTGCCGGTAAAGGTCACGAGGACTATCAGGAAATCAACGGCCAGCGTCATGACTTCTCTGATCTGGTCGAGGCTGATCGCGCACTGACCGCGTGGGAGGTGGCTCATGCTTAA
- the mraZ gene encoding division/cell wall cluster transcriptional repressor MraZ produces the protein MFRGANAISLDAKGRLAMPSRYRDELVSRSSGQLIVTIDAVDPCLCVYPLDEWEIIETKLRALPSLREENRRLQRLLIGNAVDLELDGSGRFLVPPRLREYARLDKRAMLVGQLNKFQLWDEDAWDAVSAADLAAIQQPGAMPDELRDLIL, from the coding sequence GTGTTTCGCGGAGCTAACGCTATCAGTCTCGACGCAAAGGGCCGTCTCGCCATGCCGAGCCGGTACCGTGACGAGCTCGTTTCGCGTAGTTCCGGTCAGTTAATCGTCACAATTGATGCCGTTGATCCGTGTTTGTGTGTTTACCCCCTCGATGAGTGGGAAATTATTGAAACCAAACTGCGCGCACTGCCTTCGCTTCGCGAAGAGAACCGCCGCCTGCAACGTTTACTGATTGGTAATGCCGTCGACCTCGAGCTCGATGGCAGTGGTCGTTTCCTGGTTCCGCCGCGTCTTCGTGAATATGCCCGGCTGGATAAGCGCGCGATGCTGGTAGGCCAACTGAACAAGTTCCAATTGTGGGACGAGGATGCCTGGGATGCGGTTTCTGCCGCTGACCTGGCTGCTATTCAACAACCGGGCGCCATGCCTGATGAACTGCGTGATTTGATCCTGTGA
- the mraY gene encoding phospho-N-acetylmuramoyl-pentapeptide-transferase — translation MLLLLAEYLQQFYKGFAVFQYLTLRGILGVLTALVLSLCYGPWMIRTLQNRQIGQSVRNDGPQSHLSKSGTPTMGGALILSSIGVSTLLWADLSNRYVWTVLLVTLLFGAIGWVDDYRKVIEKNSKGLPSRWKYFWQSVFGLGAAIFLYMTAATPVETTLILPMLKDYSIPLGAGFIVLTYFVIVGSSNAVNLTDGLDGLAIMPTVMVGGGLGIFCYLSGNVKFAEYLLIPYVPGAGELIVFCGALIGAGLGFLWFNTYPAQVFMGDVGALALGAALGTIAVIVRQEIVLFIMGGVFVMETLSVVIQVASFKLTGRRVFRMAPIHHHFELKGWPEPRVIVRFWIITVILVLVGLATLKLR, via the coding sequence ATGCTGCTGCTGCTAGCGGAGTATCTGCAACAGTTCTACAAAGGCTTCGCGGTCTTTCAGTACCTGACCCTGCGCGGGATTCTCGGTGTGCTGACCGCGCTGGTTTTGTCGCTGTGCTATGGCCCGTGGATGATCCGCACGTTGCAGAACCGTCAGATCGGTCAATCCGTTCGTAACGACGGCCCGCAATCGCACCTGTCCAAATCCGGCACCCCGACCATGGGTGGCGCGCTGATCCTGTCGTCCATCGGCGTCAGCACCTTGCTCTGGGCTGACCTGAGCAACCGCTATGTGTGGACCGTGTTGCTGGTGACGTTGCTGTTCGGTGCTATCGGCTGGGTCGATGACTATCGCAAGGTCATCGAGAAAAACTCCAAAGGCCTGCCGAGCCGCTGGAAGTATTTCTGGCAGTCGGTGTTTGGTCTCGGCGCGGCGATCTTCCTCTATATGACCGCCGCGACGCCGGTCGAAACCACCCTGATCCTGCCAATGCTCAAGGACTACAGCATTCCGCTGGGCGCAGGTTTCATCGTGCTGACTTACTTCGTGATCGTCGGTTCGAGCAACGCGGTCAACCTGACCGACGGCCTCGACGGCCTGGCGATCATGCCGACCGTGATGGTCGGTGGTGGCCTGGGGATCTTCTGCTACCTGTCGGGTAACGTGAAATTCGCCGAATACCTGCTGATCCCGTACGTACCCGGCGCCGGTGAACTGATCGTGTTCTGCGGTGCGTTGATCGGTGCGGGCCTCGGCTTCCTCTGGTTCAACACCTACCCGGCACAAGTCTTCATGGGCGACGTCGGCGCGCTGGCGCTGGGCGCGGCCCTGGGCACCATCGCGGTGATCGTTCGCCAGGAAATCGTCCTGTTCATCATGGGCGGCGTGTTCGTGATGGAGACCCTGTCAGTCGTCATTCAGGTTGCTTCCTTCAAACTGACCGGTCGCCGTGTGTTCCGCATGGCACCGATTCACCACCACTTTGAACTCAAGGGCTGGCCCGAGCCGCGTGTGATCGTCCGTTTCTGGATCATCACCGTGATTCTCGTGCTGGTCGGCCTTGCCACCCTGAAGCTGAGGTAG